GTTGAGGGTAGTTTTGTTGATAATAAGTGGCAATTTGGGCAGATGAGATGTAAGAAGTGGCGCATAAGAATCTACCATGGAGTGAGTGAGGAGTCTCCATGCAAAAAATATGGGCTTCACAAACATCATCAATGTGTACCACAGGTACCTTTCCAAGCAACTCTTCCAAATACTTGAGGGTTTTGTAATGTGTTTCATTGTTTGTGAGTTGAGAAATAAACAAAGCCATGGTTAGTGGTGTGTAAGGTAAAACAGTATCTCCTCCAACAAGCCCACATGCAAGTGTTACCACCTCCATTTTCCCTCCATCTCCATTTAATCCCAAGCTTAGTAATTCTTTTTCCGCCATTGTCTTTGAGTATAGGTACGCCTATatataccacaaaatatatatatatatacacatgtatAATAATTATTTAGCTCTGTTCTGTATGGTTAATAATGGATGATCACAAGGGCTTAATTGAGAGTGTCATAATAACTTTACATTATTCTATTAGCAGTTATATGGAGTTGAGAGCCTACACCACATGCGcccttaaaataaattaataatcttTGTCACGATCGAGCCAATAATGGTGTCTTTTTgttacttttaaaattaaatgaataaattagTAGTGTTTATTTCATTGTTTAATGTTCTTGTAGTGTTCATCAGATTGGGATGATACTAAAATGTATCATTTAGTGATAAACTTTTAGTCACAGCATAAATTTTTAGTAAATAGAAGTTACTtacattaaaaacaaaaaattacttATAACTAATATAGTTAATTTAGTCGCAACAATAGTCATAAAATTTATGGTGGGTAAAAACACATTAGGCATAAAAATTGTAACTATCCAGACTTTTTAGTaacaacataaataaaatatattttagccacaatttttttaatttttagtcaAAGTTTAATACGACTATAAAAGTAAAAGTAAGATTTTTTGTAGTTAATATTTGTTTTTTAGTGGCCTAGTCGATCTTATCAACAAGTATCGTCAACAATTTTATCGAAAACTGCACAAACATAATTCCTATTAATTAAACCTATGATATCATATCATATCTTTCTGGGGCTGCttgagaaataaaaaataaaagatgttTTGAATAGATTATCACCCCATcctataaaaaattaattaatttattagttggTTAATACTTACCTCAAGATGATCATTGGTGTAAGGAGTTGAAAAATTGAAAGTGGACCAACAAGTTTCGTCCATCAAGTCCTTGAAACCAGTTCCGTCTTCTTTTAAGGGTGATGCAGCGACCACCGAGGCTGTGTAGATTAGTCGCTTTACGGTTCCTGATCTTACACAACACATAGCTACACTCTTCGCCGCAGCAACACAAGCTTCACTTGTGTTTTTGTACTGATTgattatacataatttagatacTATACAAACacttattgtatatatatatatatatatatatatatgatcatcagtGGGTTTAACAAGAAAAACACAACAACTAAAAGAAAggcctgagcaagttgtagagcTTTGTCAAATTTCTATATTTCTCATCCTCACTTGTGTTGCTTTTTGGCTTTAAAAAGGGAAATAGAATACGGATATAACAAGCCTTTCAATTTCATTTAAGAAAGCGATTTCAATGAAGAAaattgatgattaatatctaatgACTAAAAAGTTATTTAAATAACATTAGCGTTGAATTTAGGCATCTTCTCCAATTGGTTGCCCCCATAAAACTCGAAGGTAATTCTTCAAGAGGCGACATTTTCCACATACCAAACGGCTACAATCGTTGTTGTTTTGTAGCACCGAGAGGCGATGTGTCGCCACATTCACTGCCCAAAGAGCTACTTTTAGCCACTTTGAAGCTTTttcaattcccaattaattactTCCAAATTTATTAGACTAGTATAAACATCTTATCACCACTTGATGCTGATAAAAAAACACTCACAAATACACCTACttgtgtatttatttatataatcaaACAACCTAACACTTATGTATAGAattcatttcaaaaataaataaactagtaGCAAGTAAATTAACCTGAGATGGGTCTGTATGGGACAGAGGAGTTGCGACATGGAATACATAATGACAGCCTTGAATGGCATTGTCAAACTCAGCCGGACTGTAAATATCAGCTTTGAACAGCGCTAATCTTGTCTCGGCTCCAGGAAAGCTCTTCAATAGTCCCACCTTCGAATCATCATCTGAGGTTCACGTCCATAGTAGAtcaatatattattaattataaaccaAATTAATTAAGAAGAGAAAATGACTATATATGCATATAAACCTAGGTTGCGGAGAGTGGCTTGTACAGTATATCCTCTGTGTAAGAGCTTGTTGATGAGCCAAGAGGCGATGTAGCCTGCGCCTCCTGTGACGCATACTTTGCACCCATTTTGAATCTGCTTCTCCATTGTCGATCTGCATATGACATGAG
This genomic interval from Humulus lupulus chromosome 8, drHumLupu1.1, whole genome shotgun sequence contains the following:
- the LOC133797528 gene encoding NADPH HC-toxin reductase 1-like, which encodes MEKQIQNGCKVCVTGGAGYIASWLINKLLHRGYTVQATLRNLDDDSKVGLLKSFPGAETRLALFKADIYSPAEFDNAIQGCHYVFHVATPLSHTDPSQYKNTSEACVAAAKSVAMCCVRSGTVKRLIYTASVVAASPLKEDGTGFKDLMDETCWSTFNFSTPYTNDHLEAYLYSKTMAEKELLSLGLNGDGGKMEVVTLACGLVGGDTVLPYTPLTMALFISQLTNNETHYKTLKYLEELLGKVPVVHIDDVCEAHIFCMETPHSLHGRFLCATSYISSAQIATYYQQNYPQLHVNKKYLEGPDRTIELDSSKLIEKGFIYKYNTDMILDGCISCATRMGDLI